GAGCATACGGCCTTTCCAGGTAGAATAAGCGGTATAGTACAGCGCGATACCTAGGATAGCGCCTTCAGCATTTTCGGCCACGAAAAACTTGAAGATGGGCTCGGGGCCAAAGCCGTCGCGCTGCATGTCGGCCAGCGTATTCGTGACTTCCTGAGGGGCGCGCTCGTATTCGGCTAGCTCCTGAATGAGACCTAGCACCTGGGGCAAATCGGCTTCAACGCCGCGACGAATAGTTGTCATCAATGAACAATCAACAATGATGAATGAGCAATCTTGGTTAACGTGACACTTTGATCAAGCTTGTCTTAAATGAACAATGAGCAACGCTGCGAACAGCCATTGCTCATTGTTCATTTAAGATAAGCTTGATCAAAAAAGCTACATCTGCGGCTGCATCTGTTTGATATCCTGCGTTGCATTTACGGCATTAATTTCGCGCGGCACGTTGGTATCAGGCTTGCCACCAGTCGTGTCGGCTGCGGCCGGAATAGGTGGTAGTGGCCGAGTCGCCACGTCTTCATCTGTGTTGATATCTGGATTGCCGCATGATGATACGGTTAGCGAAGCGACGGCCAGCAGACCGAGCAGAAGCGTTTTCTTCATAAGTAAGCCGAAATGTACGGGCATTGGAGTTTCGGGCCGCAAGATACAAAGCAGGCCCCGAAAGAGTTGTACGGGTTTGCTTGTTGTTTTAGCTGTCTTTTCACAGGCAATTCTACGCCCAGTAAGAAGGTTATTCGAGTGCTGCGTTTACTTTTCATAGGGGGTTAGCCCCATATTGTAGTAGGCAAACGCCCACACATCGGCCCATTCCTGAATCTGGAGCGCCGTGCTTTTGCCTGCACCGTGGCCCGCATTTACATCTACACGGATGAGCTGCGGATACGGCCCAGCGTTCTTTTCCTGAAGCGTGGCCGCAAACTTAAACGAGTGCGCCGGCACGACACGGTCGTCGTGGTCGGCGGTCGTAATCATGGTGGCGGGGTAAGTCGTGCCCGCTTTCAGATTGTGCAAAGGTGAGAACCGGTAGAGGTTCTGAAACTGATTGTAGTTGTCGGAGGTGCCGTATTCGGGCGCCCAGTTCCAGCCAATGGTGAACTTCTGGTAACGCAACATATCCATCACGCCTACCGCCGGGAAAGCTACGTGGGCTAGGTCGGGGCGCTGGGTCATGATGGCGCCCACGAGCAAGCCGCCGTTGGAGCCACCCGCAATAGCGAGGCGGTTGGGGTTCGTATATTCCTGCACCGTGAGGTACTCAGCGGCGGCAATAAAGTCATCGAACACGTTTTGCTTATGAGGCGTCATGCCGGCTTTGTGCCACTCTTCGCCGTACTCGCCCCCACCGCGCAGGTTCGGAATAGCTAGGATGCCGCCGTTTTCTAGCCACAGCATGCGCGCTACGCTAAAGCCCGGCGTGAGCGACACGTTAAATCCACCGTAAGCATAGAGGTACGTCGGGTTTTGGCCATTCAGCTTCACCCCTTTCTTCCGCACAATGAACATCGGAATCTTCGTGCCGTCTTTGCTGGCGAAGAATACCTGATTGGTTATGTAGTCTTCGGGGTTCACATCAACTTTCGGAGCCCGAAATACGGTGCTGGTGTTCGAAGCTGGGTCGTACTTGTAGATGGTGGTTGGGTACGTGAACGAGGTGAAGGCGTAGTACACCGTCTTGGCATCGTGCCGACCGCCGAAACCCGCGGCCGTGCCGATGGCCGGTAACGCTACGTCGTGCAGGAACTTGCCTTTTTCGTCGTACACCTTCACCAGCGAGCTAGCATCCTTGAGATAATTCGCAATCAGCTTCCCTCCTACTTGGCTCACGCCTTCCAGCGTGTTCTCCGACTCAGGCAGAATAGTTTTCCAGTTCTTTTCCTGCGGCTTCTTGGGGTCGATGGCCACGAGGCGGTAGCGCGGTGCTTTGTAGTTGGTCATCACCAAAAGCTGCCCACCCACGTTGCCAACTATCGAGTTGTTGTGCGCGTAGCTGGTAATCAACGACGTGAACTTGCCTTCCTGCTTGGGGTCGGTCAGGTCGCGCACGGAGAGGCGGTTGCCATCGTTCTTGCCGTCGGTAAGGTAGAGGATCAAGAAACGCTCGTCTTCGGTGGCACCCGCCATGCGGAAGCCAAGCGGCATCTTCTTGTCTTCGTACACCAGCTTGTCGGCACTCTGGGGCGTACCTAGCTTGTGGTAGTATACTTTGTGGAACTCGTTCTTGCCAGCTAGGCTGTGTTCGCCCTTCTTCGGCGCATCATAGCGGCTGTAGAAAAAGCCGTCTTTGTACCACGAGGCCCCCGATACTTTCACCCAGTTTAGCTCGTCTTTTAGCGGCTGACGCGTTTTGAGGTCGAGCACTTTAAGCTGGTGCCAATCGGAACCGCCGCCACTCGTGGCGTAAGCTAGGTAGCGGTGGTCGTTGGAGAAGTAGGTACCCGCTAGCGCCGTGGTACCGTCGGCCGAAAACTTGTTGGGATCAAGCAGCACTTCGGGTTGGGCGCCTTCGGTAGTGGGCTGCACGTACAGCACGGCTTGGTTTTGTAGGCCGTCGTTTTTGGAGAAGTACAGCTGGTTGCCTTCCTGCTGCGGCACACTGTATCGCTCGTAGTTCCAGATCTTGGTGAGCCGGTCGCGAATCTGATTCCGGAACGGAATCTTTTCTAGGTAGCCGAAGGTCACCTTATTTTCAGCTTCCACCCACGCTTTGGTTTCGGGCGAATCGGGGTCTTCGAGCCAGCGGTACGGGTCAGCGACGGGAGTACCAAAGTAGTCGTCGACTACATCAACTTTATGAGCTTGTGGGTATTGCACGGTAAAACGGGGTAAGTCGGTGCCGTTGCGGCGAGCCGAGAAAGTAGAACGGGTGCCAGCAGCACTGGTTTCACGTTCGGCTTCAGAAGCAGCCGAACGACAAGAAGCTGTTAGTGTCGTTAGTGCTAATAAAGCAAGTGAGAAGTTGCGCATAGGAGATTAGGTGGGAGCAGAGAACAGCGAAGATATGCGCTGGTCACTATACATCCGACGTACCCTACAAATTGTTCATCTAGCAAGATTGCCAACCCGTTTTCTGAGCTAATTCTTAGGCGACTTACGGCGGCGTTGCCATTCTGAAAGCTAGGTTAGCAAGTCAAAGGTGTAGTTCACCGAATTTGACTACTACTTATTCGGCCCACCTTTGGAATCACTTGAATCAGGAACCGCTTGTTCTGCCCTTCCCGATTACCGGCGTAGCGACCGGTGCCGAAGAAGCCGCTGCCACCAATGATCAACTCAATGCTCCGATCTTGGGTGAAGTCGAGGCTATTTTGCTTCCAGAGGTTCAGCAGGTTCAGAGCGCGGCGGTAGCTAAGTTGGTAGGTGGCTTGCTGCTCGTTGTTGTTGCGCGGGTCGCCTTCGGGGTAACGGGCCGCCATGCCCTCCACAATAACGAGGTAACGCACTGGCTGGTCAGTTTTGATGCTTTTAAGTACCGTGCGCAATCGGCGGCCGGCTTGTAGCAGCGCCGGTTTGTAGGCATCCTGAATCTCGTCGCGGCCCGACTTGAACTGCACGGGCACCAGCAACTCGTGGCGCTCGTTGGCGGGGTCATACTTAAAGTACTTACCTTCGAGCTGCTGCAAGGAACGCCGGATTTTGGTGATTTGCTCTAGCTCGGCGGCTTTTACTTTTAGCTCACCATTGGCCCGCTTCAGCTCCCCTTCTCGGTCCTTGAACAGCTTGAAGCTGTACACAAATAGCACCAACATCACCACAAACAGCGACGTCATCAGGTCCACGTAGCTAGGCCAGAAGAAGTCGGAAGATTGGCGATTGTTGGAGGAATTATTCATAAAAATTTAGAGCTTAAAACCCTGAACGATCATCCTCTATCATCAGTATTAGTCCCCATGATATCAACATAGGTACTACTACTATTACTAAGAATAGAGTAAGTCGGAGTAGCAGAAGTAACCGGCTCTGCTGTTCAGGTTTAACAAGTAGAAAGAAATAGCTTAATGCCACAGATATACCATAGAGTAATGCCCATGCGCTAACAACGAAAGTGTTTGAGTTAAGCATATTTGGACGTATCCACTACAACGGCTTCACACCGCCAAACACATTATCCATCGCCCGCTGCAGTCGGTTCTTAGCAGTAGCCTTCACAAGAATTTTATTCAGCTCACCTAGCTCACTTAGCACCTTCGCTTGGATCTGAGAGTCGAGTTCAACTTTGCGGAGTAATTCGCGCTGGGTAGCCGTCACGTCGCGGGCTAGGGCTTGCTGGCTCGCCTCCACATTTTTGAGCGGATCGAGTTGGCGCATGATGCGCTCGAACACGTTGTCGTTGTTGAGCTTTTGGAAGTATTGCCCCCACTTCTCGTAGGCTTGCTGAGCGTCGCGCTCATGGAATTGCAGGCGCTTCTGCATCAAGTCGGTGAGTGAAAGGCTAGCTTGGTCAAAGTACTGCTCGGTGCGGGCGCGCAGGGCGTCCATCTCCTTCTGGTGGCGCTGGAAGAAATCGAGCTGGTGCTGAATGATGTTGTCGTTCTTCCCAATGTACTGACCTAGGTCGTTGATACCTTTCTCAAAACCGCGCAACCGGTCCAAAATGCTGTTCACGCTCTGCGCCGAATGGTAGCCTGCCTCCAGCATCTGGTTTAGCTTCTGCTGGTAACCCGTGAACTGCCCAAACAGATCAGCCGACTCACGCACCTTCTCAAACACGGCAATATTGGCCTTCGCCATCTGGTCGTAGCCGATTTTGTCTAATGCTTCCAAGAAGCGGCTCTGCACCCGAATATTGTCGGTGAGCTTATCCATGATGGGTTCAAACAGCGTCACCTTACCCACAAAATCCTGGTTGAACGCATCCAGCACCGATTTCAGATTGCTCAGGCTGCCTGCCATGTCGCTGTGCAGAATGGGCAGCAACCTAGCTTGCAGGAAGGTGTAGTAGCTATTTTGCAGCACATCTAGCTGCTGGCGGGCGTTGCGGAGTAGGCCATTACCGAGCAGCGTGAGTAGCAAGCCCACGAAGCTGCCCGTCATGGCGATGAGCACGCCGGTGAGGAAGGGCGTCAGGGCATTGTCGTCGGAGACGCCGTTGCGGGCGATGCCCACCAGACCAAGAATGACGCCTAGAAACGTGCCCAGCAAACCTAGGTACAGCGGTGTAGCTACGTCAGCTTGGGCTTCGTTGGCTACCACCTGACTTTGGCGTTCGGCAATATCTTTCAGGATGCTGAAGTCGGCCGCGGCACCTTTGTTGTGTCGTAGGTAAGCATTGGTATCGACCAGGATATCTTGGAAATCCTTCGAGGTAGCATCAGCCCGGATGATGTCGGCCGAAAAAGCATCAGCGGGCGCATCGGAGGCATAATCGGGCATGTCGAGCCCCGCCGGGGTCACCAATCGCCGCTCAACGCGGAGTTGTTCTTTGGTTGGGTAAAGCTGAGCCAGCCGCGACGCTCGAGCGCGCGTTTGCAGAAACGTACGAATCTGCAAGCCCACTACGACCAGCACGACTATTACTTCAAGAATGATTTCGAACATAGAATACAATACAAAAGAACGTCATGCTGAGCTTGCCGAAGCATCTCGCGTGCAATGGTAACCCCAATCGACAGGAATTACTACAACATTAGCACGCGAGATGCTTCGACAAGCTCAGCATGACGTTCTGGAATTCGAATGCACTGCAACGTGTTTGCAACGTCCTGCTTCGTTCAACGAGAACGTGCCGAGGCGCGTTCCTACTGGCTACTCGAAATGAATCAGTGCCTTCGATTCAATCTGCCATACGCCGCCAACTTTGCGCAAGGTTCCTTCCTCATCGGTTACAATGCGCGATACGGGGCCGGTTGGCTGCTCGTAGCGGCAAGCTTCCCGCAATGAGTACTGGGCGCTCTGAATAGCATAGGCGTGTACCGTTGGGTCAGGGTTCACCTGGAAAATACCGACTTCAGGAAACTGTGTATCGAGAATGATTTCGTAAATGCTGTCGTGCTGCGGCTCTTCTGACAAGTCGTAGATGTTGAAACCGCCATTCACAGGCACTTTCACATAGCGCGTATAAGCCGTTGCCAGTGCGTCGTCTAACTCTTCAGTCGGCTGGTTTTCAGCGGCGGGCAACTGCATCGGCGGCACCAAGCTGTCAAACTCCTCGACAGGCGCCGAAGCCGGCGAACCAGCGGGTATCACCGGCGGCATTGGCGAGATTTCCGACATAGAAGGTGGCGCTTCATAGGTAACCGGCGCAGGAGCTGGCGCCGCGGGCGGCGCTGCTACGGGCGGTGCGGGTAGGGTAGGCACTGGAGCCGGAGGAGCCACCGTAACTGGAGCAGGTGCCACTGGAACCGGCGCAATTGGCTTCGGGCTAGGTGCTGGAGGAACTGGTGCCAGAGCTGCTGCTGCAGGTTGGGGCGCAGGTGCTGGTGTCGGCGCCGACTGTTTCCGCAACTCTTCTGCAACGCGCTGTTGCACTAGCTTTTCCACTTCGCGCTGTAGTTCAGGCGTTAGTTTGCTGATGCTAGCTGGACTAGACGCTGCCAAATCGCCAGCACTGCCGCGTGCGCCTTTGGTTTCTTTTGCGTAGCGGTCAACACGTTCTACTAGCTTGCCGATCTGGCCGCGTAGCAGCGCGTACAACACTAAGCTCAGCAAGGACAGAATCAGCGCCAACGGACTAAAAAACTTGCTCATGAAGCTTTCTCCCGACGAGCGAGTCGTGGCGGCATCGCCAACAGTCGCTGGGCCTGCATCAGCCGGAGCAGCGGCCGTCGCTTCATCCGTCGAGGACGACGTGTCGCTTACCTCTACGCTTGCCGTTTCACCAGCGCTGATGTCGCCGAGCGGCGTACCGTTTTCCACGTAGCCTTTGAGCGCGGTGTTCAGCGCTTCCAAAGCTTGCATCCGGGCCGGGCTAGCTTTGCGAGCCGGCGACGCTTTCAGACGGTTAATAATCTCCGTTACGAGCTTTTCGCTCCGCGCTTGATTCGTACCTAGGCCCTTGTACATCGTGCCGCGGCCCTCCAA
This Hymenobacter sp. GOD-10R DNA region includes the following protein-coding sequences:
- a CDS encoding prolyl oligopeptidase family serine peptidase, whose protein sequence is MRNFSLALLALTTLTASCRSAASEAERETSAAGTRSTFSARRNGTDLPRFTVQYPQAHKVDVVDDYFGTPVADPYRWLEDPDSPETKAWVEAENKVTFGYLEKIPFRNQIRDRLTKIWNYERYSVPQQEGNQLYFSKNDGLQNQAVLYVQPTTEGAQPEVLLDPNKFSADGTTALAGTYFSNDHRYLAYATSGGGSDWHQLKVLDLKTRQPLKDELNWVKVSGASWYKDGFFYSRYDAPKKGEHSLAGKNEFHKVYYHKLGTPQSADKLVYEDKKMPLGFRMAGATEDERFLILYLTDGKNDGNRLSVRDLTDPKQEGKFTSLITSYAHNNSIVGNVGGQLLVMTNYKAPRYRLVAIDPKKPQEKNWKTILPESENTLEGVSQVGGKLIANYLKDASSLVKVYDEKGKFLHDVALPAIGTAAGFGGRHDAKTVYYAFTSFTYPTTIYKYDPASNTSTVFRAPKVDVNPEDYITNQVFFASKDGTKIPMFIVRKKGVKLNGQNPTYLYAYGGFNVSLTPGFSVARMLWLENGGILAIPNLRGGGEYGEEWHKAGMTPHKQNVFDDFIAAAEYLTVQEYTNPNRLAIAGGSNGGLLVGAIMTQRPDLAHVAFPAVGVMDMLRYQKFTIGWNWAPEYGTSDNYNQFQNLYRFSPLHNLKAGTTYPATMITTADHDDRVVPAHSFKFAATLQEKNAGPYPQLIRVDVNAGHGAGKSTALQIQEWADVWAFAYYNMGLTPYEK